One stretch of Priestia megaterium DNA includes these proteins:
- a CDS encoding Gfo/Idh/MocA family protein: protein MIRFGVIGTNWITDRLLESAQYVNDFQLSAVYSRTIEKAEEFAGKYDIPHIFTDLEEMAASAEIDAVYIATPNAYHAEQAILFLKNNKHVLCEKPLAANAAEVTRMIQTAKNHKVLLMEAMKSTLLPNFKVIQENLHKIGPIRKYVASYCQYSSRYDKYKEGIVLNAFKPELANGSLMDLGVYCLYPLITLFGGPHKIKATAFMLESGVDGEGSVALEYEDRDAVIMYSKITNSHLPSEIQGEKGSMVIDKIHTAEKVEIRYNDGQVEELTVDQPYPAMYYELNEFVELLKQEKIESDTNSYENSYLTMHVMDKVREQISLVYPNDKK from the coding sequence ATGATTCGTTTTGGCGTAATAGGAACAAACTGGATAACAGATCGACTGTTAGAATCAGCTCAGTATGTAAACGACTTTCAGCTTTCAGCTGTTTATTCTCGAACCATTGAAAAAGCAGAAGAATTTGCAGGTAAATATGATATTCCTCATATATTTACTGATTTAGAGGAAATGGCAGCGAGTGCTGAAATTGATGCAGTGTATATTGCTACTCCAAATGCTTATCATGCGGAACAAGCTATCTTATTTTTGAAAAATAACAAGCATGTACTGTGTGAAAAACCGCTCGCAGCCAATGCAGCAGAAGTAACTCGCATGATTCAAACAGCCAAAAATCACAAGGTGTTATTAATGGAAGCGATGAAATCAACACTTCTCCCTAACTTCAAAGTGATTCAAGAGAACTTACATAAAATTGGTCCAATTCGGAAATACGTTGCATCTTACTGTCAGTATTCTTCTCGTTACGATAAATACAAAGAAGGTATCGTGCTTAATGCCTTTAAGCCAGAGCTTGCCAACGGTTCACTGATGGATTTAGGTGTATATTGTCTTTATCCTCTGATTACGTTGTTTGGAGGGCCTCATAAAATAAAGGCAACGGCGTTTATGCTAGAATCTGGAGTAGATGGAGAAGGGTCAGTTGCTTTAGAGTACGAAGATCGAGACGCGGTCATCATGTATTCTAAAATTACAAATTCGCATTTGCCAAGTGAAATTCAAGGAGAAAAAGGCAGTATGGTTATTGACAAAATACATACCGCTGAAAAAGTAGAAATTCGATACAATGACGGACAGGTAGAAGAGTTAACGGTCGATCAGCCTTATCCTGCTATGTACTATGAACTAAATGAATTCGTAGAGCTGTTAAAGCAAGAAAAGATAGAATCGGACACAAATTCTTATGAAAATTCATATTTAACAATGCACGTGATGGATAAAGTGCGAGAGCAAATCAGTCTTGTATATCCAAATGATAAGAAATAA
- a CDS encoding peroxiredoxin: protein MAERMVGKQAPRFEMEAVLANKEFGKVSLEENMKNGKWTVLFFYPMDFTFVCPTEITALSDHYEEFEDLDAEVVGVSTDTIHTHLAWINTDRKDNGLGDLNYPLAADPTHTVARDYGVLIEEEGVALRGLFIINPEGELQYAVVNHNNIGRSVEETLRVLQALQTGGLCPANWKPGQKTL, encoded by the coding sequence ATGGCAGAACGTATGGTAGGAAAACAAGCACCACGCTTCGAAATGGAAGCTGTACTTGCAAATAAGGAATTTGGAAAAGTAAGTTTAGAAGAAAATATGAAAAACGGTAAATGGACAGTATTGTTCTTCTATCCAATGGACTTTACATTCGTATGTCCGACAGAAATTACAGCTCTATCAGATCACTACGAAGAGTTTGAAGATCTAGATGCTGAAGTTGTAGGTGTTTCTACAGATACAATTCATACTCACTTAGCGTGGATTAACACAGATCGTAAAGATAATGGACTTGGAGATTTGAATTATCCATTAGCTGCAGATCCAACTCATACAGTAGCACGTGATTACGGCGTGTTAATTGAAGAAGAAGGCGTAGCGCTTCGCGGATTATTTATTATTAATCCAGAAGGTGAATTACAATACGCAGTTGTAAATCATAACAATATCGGCCGCAGCGTAGAAGAAACATTACGTGTACTTCAAGCCCTTCAAACTGGTGGACTTTGCCCAGCTAACTGGAAACCAGGTCAAAAAACACTTTAA
- a CDS encoding TlpA family protein disulfide reductase, with amino-acid sequence MKLREQMPELTGATSWINDEVTKEDLVGDKATLIHFWSVSCHLCKEAMPEVNDLRDEYDDQLNVVAVHMPRSEDDLDMGVIEAMAMGHDITQPIYVDSEHKLTDAFENKYVPAYYVFDKEGQLRHFQAGGNGMPMLRKRINRVLGEE; translated from the coding sequence ATGAAATTACGTGAACAAATGCCTGAATTAACTGGAGCAACATCTTGGATTAACGACGAAGTAACAAAGGAAGATTTAGTAGGTGATAAAGCAACGCTTATCCACTTTTGGTCAGTAAGCTGCCATTTATGTAAAGAAGCAATGCCTGAAGTTAATGATCTTCGTGATGAGTATGATGATCAATTGAATGTTGTAGCGGTTCATATGCCTCGTTCGGAAGATGACTTAGATATGGGTGTTATTGAGGCAATGGCCATGGGACACGATATTACTCAGCCAATTTACGTAGACAGTGAGCATAAGTTAACAGACGCTTTTGAAAATAAATATGTACCAGCATATTATGTATTTGATAAAGAAGGTCAGCTTCGTCATTTCCAAGCGGGTGGAAATGGAATGCCGATGCTTCGCAAACGTATTAACCGCGTTTTAGGAGAAGAATAA
- a CDS encoding sigma-70 family RNA polymerase sigma factor, translating to MTQLYSQQEKRHDKECTFHTFLTNHSATLQTHIMNTFLTPERYERLQKAVAKNDTKEQRLLNKEFHQFYSEVRLLHYINKLCRHYSRDVMRVKEKERSYIPLRLQQPAALDGNRTVEDMLGVQDGAVWEHEFLGNQLENRILHHAFRQLTAKQQCMLHLIIVERWTHKEIAAYFSISQQAVSNHYQRALSKLKKIMKVSDRYV from the coding sequence ATGACTCAGCTCTATTCGCAGCAAGAAAAGCGGCACGACAAAGAATGTACCTTTCATACATTTCTTACAAACCACAGCGCAACTCTTCAGACTCATATAATGAATACATTTTTGACACCAGAACGCTATGAGCGATTACAAAAAGCGGTTGCTAAAAATGATACAAAAGAACAAAGACTTCTAAACAAAGAATTTCATCAGTTTTACAGCGAAGTTAGATTGCTTCATTATATTAACAAGCTTTGCAGACATTATTCCAGAGATGTTATGCGTGTCAAAGAAAAAGAGCGTTCTTATATTCCTCTTCGCCTGCAGCAGCCGGCTGCGCTAGATGGAAATCGAACAGTTGAAGATATGCTAGGGGTACAGGACGGAGCTGTATGGGAGCATGAATTTTTAGGAAATCAACTTGAAAATCGTATTCTTCATCATGCATTTCGCCAATTAACGGCCAAGCAGCAGTGTATGTTGCACTTGATTATTGTCGAACGCTGGACTCATAAAGAAATCGCTGCTTATTTTTCTATTTCTCAGCAAGCGGTTTCTAACCATTACCAACGTGCGCTAAGCAAGTTGAAAAAAATTATGAAGGTGAGTGATAGATATGTTTGA
- a CDS encoding YvrJ family protein, with amino-acid sequence MFDPQWLQLVGNVGFPAVLSFYLLLRVENNIKRLEEKVEELTTDLRKK; translated from the coding sequence ATGTTTGATCCTCAGTGGCTTCAACTTGTTGGGAACGTAGGATTTCCCGCTGTCCTTTCTTTTTATTTATTACTGCGTGTAGAAAACAATATAAAGCGACTTGAAGAAAAAGTGGAAGAATTAACAACTGACTTAAGAAAGAAGTGA
- a CDS encoding helix-turn-helix domain-containing protein, translating into METLYELVNKVKAGDEEASRRLLKKLEPKLNKAVQSFSLHEREDVKQDLKIKILSAVKTFDFSKTPGLWEFLRHK; encoded by the coding sequence ATGGAAACTCTATATGAGCTTGTAAATAAAGTGAAAGCTGGAGATGAAGAGGCGTCAAGGCGTTTATTAAAAAAGCTGGAACCAAAACTAAATAAAGCTGTCCAAAGCTTTTCGCTGCATGAGAGAGAAGACGTAAAGCAAGATTTAAAGATTAAAATTCTTTCCGCTGTTAAGACATTTGATTTTTCCAAAACGCCAGGACTTTGGGAATTTTTACGCCATAAATAA
- a CDS encoding LytS/YhcK type 5TM receptor domain-containing protein, which translates to MYRLIYYGCSYGLLGSILMIYTIKIDSTIILDLRFLAVTIVCLYAGMVPAIIAACIIGVMRLLLFGITASGIIGAATIIVMALLSGWTVRLPYRPFIRFQLMNSISLLCVFFSLSFLFKDIKHAATIIIYLLPASFIGGCLVYLVGRYIYVSRVTTSQHKKLSKMFSVMVQNAKTGTMIETPEREVAVINQTFCDMFDIPGPPNQYVGLKSNQLFLSHAPMLKDPARFLKTVGSTVYSKESIVDEEITFINGKFMRVTTFQSMKVMCILATIGNIEILQRKRRLSVIFAKPIKSLKCCP; encoded by the coding sequence ATGTATCGCTTAATTTATTACGGATGTTCTTACGGACTATTAGGCAGCATTTTAATGATATATACAATTAAAATAGATTCTACTATTATTCTTGACCTTCGCTTTTTAGCAGTGACAATTGTTTGTCTTTATGCAGGAATGGTACCGGCTATCATTGCGGCTTGTATTATAGGGGTAATGCGTTTGCTTTTGTTTGGAATTACGGCAAGCGGAATAATAGGCGCTGCTACAATTATCGTAATGGCTTTACTGTCTGGGTGGACGGTTCGCTTACCTTATCGTCCATTTATTCGTTTTCAATTAATGAATTCTATTAGCTTGCTTTGCGTATTTTTTTCATTGTCCTTTCTTTTTAAAGATATCAAGCACGCTGCTACAATTATCATCTATTTACTGCCTGCTTCTTTTATAGGTGGGTGTTTAGTGTATCTGGTAGGTAGATATATTTATGTATCTCGAGTAACGACAAGTCAGCATAAAAAGCTGTCTAAAATGTTTTCGGTTATGGTTCAAAATGCAAAGACAGGTACCATGATTGAAACGCCAGAGCGCGAAGTAGCCGTTATTAATCAAACTTTTTGTGACATGTTTGATATACCCGGGCCTCCTAATCAATACGTTGGATTGAAAAGTAATCAGCTGTTTTTATCTCACGCTCCTATGTTGAAAGATCCTGCTAGGTTTTTAAAAACGGTAGGAAGCACCGTCTATTCAAAAGAGTCAATAGTAGATGAAGAAATTACGTTTATTAACGGTAAATTTATGCGCGTGACTACATTCCAATCTATGAAGGTCATGTGTATATTGGCCACTATTGGGAATATCGAGATATTACAGAGAAAAAGAAGGCTGAGTGTGATCTTCGCAAAGCCAATAAAAAGCTTGAAATGCTGTCCATGA
- a CDS encoding diguanylate cyclase, which yields MINSWKSSGNTHGKKKSRFLLFDIDYFKAYNDTYGHIQGDECLKEVANIAKIAVFDESAFVARYGGEEFGILLPRANQYEAIKMAEAIRQQVEQRGIIHQASEVFKCVTISVGIMTVVPFENIQPISILHQADQALYEAKRRGRNRISVYSHHKEADSNV from the coding sequence TTGATAAACAGCTGGAAATCGAGTGGGAATACGCACGGAAAGAAAAAGAGCCGCTTTCTTTTATTTGATATTGATTATTTTAAAGCGTATAACGATACCTATGGCCATATTCAAGGAGACGAATGCTTAAAAGAAGTAGCGAATATCGCCAAAATCGCTGTCTTTGACGAATCGGCTTTTGTCGCAAGATACGGAGGAGAAGAGTTTGGTATATTGCTTCCTCGAGCTAATCAATATGAAGCGATAAAAATGGCAGAAGCTATTAGACAGCAAGTGGAGCAGCGTGGAATTATCCATCAAGCTTCTGAAGTGTTTAAGTGTGTCACAATCAGCGTTGGAATAATGACAGTCGTTCCATTTGAAAACATACAGCCAATTTCAATTCTCCATCAAGCAGATCAGGCTTTATATGAAGCAAAGCGTAGGGGTCGAAATAGAATTTCAGTATATTCTCACCACAAAGAAGCTGACTCAAACGTTTGA
- a CDS encoding twin-arginine translocase TatA/TatE family subunit, whose amino-acid sequence MNLGFGEISLIVFVALLLFGPKKLPELGKAAGKTLKEFKNATKGIMEEDEKEKAPPK is encoded by the coding sequence ATGAATCTTGGTTTTGGAGAAATTTCCTTAATTGTATTTGTCGCTCTATTGCTTTTTGGTCCAAAGAAACTGCCGGAATTAGGGAAAGCTGCCGGAAAAACGTTAAAAGAGTTTAAAAACGCTACAAAAGGAATTATGGAAGAAGACGAAAAAGAAAAAGCCCCTCCTAAATAA
- a CDS encoding DMT family transporter: protein MAWIALIAAGFCEVGFVIFLKLSDGFKRLFPSIGFILFGAGSFYLLSLALKEIPIGTAYGIWTGVGAAGSVLLGMLFFHEAKDMRRILFIFCIVAGVIGLKITG, encoded by the coding sequence ATGGCTTGGATTGCATTAATAGCTGCTGGTTTTTGCGAAGTGGGATTTGTGATTTTTTTAAAACTTTCAGATGGGTTTAAGCGGCTGTTTCCTTCGATTGGATTTATCCTTTTCGGTGCAGGAAGTTTTTATCTTCTCTCCTTAGCATTAAAGGAAATACCTATTGGAACAGCTTACGGCATATGGACGGGAGTAGGAGCTGCCGGAAGCGTACTTCTTGGCATGCTTTTCTTTCATGAAGCAAAAGATATGCGTCGAATTTTATTTATTTTTTGTATTGTAGCAGGTGTAATCGGTCTTAAAATCACTGGATAA
- the sugE gene encoding quaternary ammonium compound efflux SMR transporter SugE, with protein MAWIYLIIAGLLEIVWAIGLKYSHGFTELTPTIITIVTIVISFYFFSNALKKIAVGTAYAVFTGIGAAGTAILGMTVLDEGANIGKVLFLGLMIFGIVGLKLISTEETEREES; from the coding sequence ATGGCTTGGATTTACCTTATTATCGCTGGTTTGCTCGAGATTGTATGGGCAATCGGCTTAAAATATTCACACGGATTTACTGAATTAACTCCAACAATCATTACGATCGTCACAATTGTCATCAGCTTTTATTTCTTTTCAAATGCCTTAAAAAAAATTGCTGTCGGAACAGCTTATGCAGTATTCACTGGTATAGGAGCTGCTGGCACAGCGATACTTGGAATGACCGTTTTAGACGAAGGAGCAAATATTGGAAAGGTTTTATTTTTAGGATTAATGATCTTTGGAATCGTTGGTTTAAAGTTAATTTCTACTGAAGAAACAGAAAGAGAGGAATCTTAA
- a CDS encoding TetR/AcrR family transcriptional regulator — protein sequence MSELSTVEKIRAAAMELFGEKGYTETSLADISSKVGIKKPSLYAHFKNKDDLFLLTVHDLMNLFLTKLSVIYEQHKTKSAKEQLHCFVVDFCTMIEKDSFGQMYRRLILFPPEHLQSEVKAIFLRSERLSDQILHAIFTQGMDEGEIIERPIDLYINSFYCLTDGLFIQRFYYEPEYYNQKIHDAWTIFWEGIRAK from the coding sequence TTGAGTGAATTATCAACTGTAGAAAAAATTAGAGCTGCAGCGATGGAACTCTTTGGAGAAAAAGGCTATACAGAAACATCGCTTGCTGATATCTCATCAAAAGTAGGGATAAAAAAACCTTCCCTGTACGCTCATTTTAAGAATAAAGACGACTTATTTTTACTAACCGTGCATGATTTAATGAATTTATTTTTGACAAAGTTGTCTGTTATATACGAACAGCATAAAACGAAGTCTGCTAAAGAACAGCTTCACTGCTTTGTGGTAGATTTTTGCACGATGATTGAAAAAGATTCTTTTGGACAGATGTATCGCCGGCTTATTTTGTTTCCACCTGAACATTTGCAGTCGGAAGTAAAAGCTATTTTCTTAAGAAGCGAACGATTGTCTGATCAAATTCTGCATGCTATTTTTACACAGGGAATGGATGAAGGCGAAATAATTGAACGTCCCATTGATTTGTATATCAATAGCTTTTATTGTTTAACCGACGGACTGTTCATTCAGCGCTTTTATTACGAACCAGAGTATTATAACCAAAAAATCCACGATGCTTGGACGATATTTTGGGAAGGCATACGTGCTAAATAG
- the pgsB gene encoding poly-gamma-glutamate synthase PgsB: MILIILCCLFLVGYGVWEYRRHLRKLHSIPVRVNVNGIRGKSTVTRLITGIVKEAGYKTVGKTTGTQARMIYWHTSEEEPIIRRKEGPNIGEQRRVVNEVADIGAEALICECMAVQPDYQITFQNQLIQAKVGVIVNVLEDHMDVMGPTLDEVAQAFTATIPYDGHLVTIEGPYLEYYKKIAEERNTKVIVADNDKVSEAYLREFDYMVFPDNASIGLAVAEALGIDAETAMRGMLNAQPDPGAMRITTFGDEKNPAFLVNGFAANDASSTLRIWERVDSMNYSEKLPIVIMNCRPDRVDRTEQFAEDVMPYIEADVMIAIGQTTSPIAAAYQRGELPTKEFWDMEGASTEEILERMKPYLKDRIVYGVGNIHGSAEPLVEAIIEMKKMRKAV; this comes from the coding sequence ATGATCTTAATTATCCTATGCTGCCTATTTTTAGTAGGGTATGGCGTTTGGGAGTATCGCAGACATTTACGCAAGCTGCATTCAATTCCTGTACGAGTGAATGTTAATGGTATTCGCGGAAAATCCACCGTTACACGATTGATTACAGGTATTGTAAAAGAAGCAGGTTACAAAACGGTAGGGAAAACGACAGGAACACAAGCGCGTATGATCTACTGGCATACAAGTGAAGAAGAACCAATTATTCGTCGTAAAGAAGGTCCGAACATTGGAGAACAGCGACGAGTGGTAAATGAAGTTGCCGATATTGGCGCGGAAGCTCTTATTTGTGAATGTATGGCGGTACAGCCTGATTATCAAATCACATTCCAAAATCAGCTGATTCAAGCCAAGGTAGGCGTTATTGTAAACGTACTAGAAGATCACATGGATGTAATGGGGCCAACTCTAGATGAAGTTGCTCAAGCGTTTACTGCTACTATTCCTTATGATGGTCACCTTGTCACAATTGAAGGTCCATATTTGGAATACTATAAAAAAATAGCCGAAGAGCGTAACACAAAGGTTATTGTAGCTGATAACGATAAAGTATCTGAAGCGTATTTACGTGAATTTGATTATATGGTTTTCCCTGATAATGCTTCCATCGGTTTAGCAGTAGCAGAAGCACTTGGTATCGATGCTGAAACAGCGATGAGAGGGATGTTAAATGCCCAGCCTGACCCAGGAGCTATGAGAATTACAACGTTTGGCGATGAAAAGAATCCAGCATTTTTAGTAAATGGATTTGCTGCCAACGACGCTTCTTCTACGCTTCGTATTTGGGAACGTGTAGATTCAATGAACTATAGCGAAAAGCTTCCTATTGTCATTATGAACTGCCGTCCGGACCGTGTAGATCGCACGGAGCAATTTGCTGAAGATGTAATGCCATACATTGAAGCGGACGTAATGATTGCAATTGGTCAGACGACCTCACCAATCGCTGCTGCATATCAAAGAGGCGAATTGCCAACAAAAGAATTCTGGGATATGGAAGGCGCTTCTACAGAAGAAATTTTAGAGCGCATGAAGCCTTATTTAAAAGATCGTATCGTATACGGTGTCGGAAATATCCACGGTTCAGCCGAGCCGCTTGTTGAAGCTATTATTGAAATGAAAAAGATGAGAAAAGCAGTTTAA
- the pgsC gene encoding poly-gamma-glutamate biosynthesis protein PgsC: MFGSDLYIALVLGVTLSLIFTEKTGVLPAGLIVPGYLALVFDQPITILMIFLISILTYVIVVYGISKVVILYGRRKFTAMLITGIVIKVAFDYFFPILPFEVFELRGIGIIVPGLIANTMQKQGLPLTVGTTVLLSGVTFGIMQVYYLF, encoded by the coding sequence ATGTTCGGATCAGATTTATATATTGCCCTTGTGTTAGGGGTTACACTAAGCTTAATTTTTACAGAAAAAACGGGCGTATTGCCAGCCGGTCTTATCGTACCGGGGTATTTAGCTCTTGTATTTGATCAGCCAATTACCATTTTAATGATTTTCTTAATTAGTATTTTAACGTATGTTATCGTCGTGTACGGAATCTCAAAAGTAGTTATTTTATATGGACGTCGCAAATTTACAGCGATGTTAATTACGGGTATTGTGATTAAAGTTGCATTTGATTATTTCTTCCCGATCTTGCCGTTTGAAGTGTTTGAATTACGCGGAATTGGTATCATTGTACCGGGCTTAATTGCAAATACAATGCAAAAGCAAGGTCTTCCTTTAACAGTTGGAACAACGGTTTTATTAAGTGGTGTAACATTTGGAATTATGCAAGTTTATTATTTATTTTAA